Proteins found in one Arachis stenosperma cultivar V10309 chromosome 8, arast.V10309.gnm1.PFL2, whole genome shotgun sequence genomic segment:
- the LOC130945798 gene encoding uncharacterized protein LOC130945798, translated as MGTKKKEKGIPANRRSVPPPPPMPPKPTKIRRRTSEVAGGATAECAAVFCCLPCAVMDLLVLATYKLPAGLVKKAMMKRDRQRMQKKKRTQTQNKQNGGVGVMAPENEKKEGLTLLEEHLATEEVNRKSAAEKDDMEEEMWAQFNGMGFWRSTSQRSLQLPQLTQQMSKLQTAGDEDRIVLGGNGFVGSAICKVAVPKVIEVISLSRLNSHY; from the exons ATGGGgacaaaaaagaaagagaagggaattCCGGCGAATCGCAGAAGCGTTCCACCTCCGCCACCTATGCCTCCTAAGCCAACCAAAATTCGACGGCGAACGAGCGAGGTTGCCGGCGGTGCGACGGCAGAGTGCGCGGCGGTGTTCTGCTGCTTGCCGTGCGCCGTTATGGACCTGCTGGTTCTGGCGACGTACAAGTTGCCGGCGGGGCTGGTGAAGAAGGCGATGATGAAGAGAGACCGGCAGCGcatgcagaagaagaagaggacgCAGACGCAGAACAAGCAAAACGGCGGCGTCGGCGTGATGGCGCCAGAGAATGAGAAGAAGGAAGGGCTGACGCTGCTGGAGGAGCACCTGGCGACGGAGGAGGTGAATAGGAAATCGGCGGCGGAGAAGGATGATATGGAAGAAGAAATGTGGGCCCAATTTAACGGAATGGGGTTCTGGAGAAGCACTTCGCAACGCAGTTTGCAACTGCCTCAACTAACTCAGCAAATGTCCAAACTGCAAACAGCTGGCGATGAGGATCGC ATTGTCTTAGGAGGGAATGGCTTTGTTGGTTCTGCCATATGCAAGGTAGCAGTACCCAAGGTCATAGAAGTTATAAGCCTAAGCAG GCTTAACTCGCATTATTGA
- the LOC130943927 gene encoding kinesin-like protein KIN-12E, with amino-acid sequence MPFLSEAASAIKSRFGFHHHPSSDKMSLVQNTPDLLKSAAKDSVFQSSGVRSIGNWDNDEEASSAATCSTAVASAHSFELYEDPSFWKEHNVQVIIRMRPLSNAEVSVQGHSKCVRQESSQTITWTGHPESRFTFDLVADENVSQEKLFKVAGLPMVENCMGGYNSCMFAYGQTGSGKTHTMLGDIEGGTRRHSVNCGMTPRIFEHLFSRIQKEKEARRDEKLKFTCKISFLEIYNEQILDLLDPSSNNLQIREDIKKGVYVENIKEVEVTNARDVIQQLIQGAANRKVAATNMNHASSRSHSVFTCNIESQWESQGVTLFRFARLNLVDLAGSERQKSSGAEGERLKEATNINKSLSTLGLVIMNLVSISNGKSLHVPYRDSKLTFLLQDSLGGNSKTIIIANISPSICCSLETLSTLKFAQRAKFIKNNAIVNEDASGDVIAMRIQIQQLKKEVSRLRGLVGGGEIQDVESSVISFPGSPGSFKWEGNHGSFSPLTSAKRITPKKDYEIALVGAFRREKEKDMALQALKDENQAAMKLAKQREDEIQGLKMRLRFREAGIKRLEGVASGKISAETHLLNEKEELLKEIEVLRTQVDRNQEVTRFAMENLQLKKEIERLKSFSEEGERELMNEQIMVLENQLLEALDWKFMHQTYLNTKSEMEDVNGDNILVSDQDPKSRWQSSLREENEFLRIQAIQNQAEMDTLQKKLEVCLQEKEKLERDLHDLTTKFEQEKSQATTEGREQMDLPSTTDMPVININGQQELKAMVDAIASASQREAEAHETAIVLSKENDELRVKLKTLIEDNSKLIELYEEAAAVGRNVDEVGSIVDNGRHLETTREEENELKSVVENLQHQLNELNEENEKLMTLYERAMQEKDDLKRALACSGQEKVETSGETVCPEKLVEVDGGKILSNAETVCLERQGRGDTEYIDHPTIFGRECQQNEVSNCTASKFSDEVNCAREKLGIVNEQISDCVRNLSSLGCVEKATVEVDKLSSEVEVIEHDIQVKRQNFESLKLMLSDAHDRRTLADRKFSALKYSLSNLSSSFAYFDQREARARAGVNDLACNLNRKKEALIALQASKEGLVNAQKKNQESEAEVIANIATIKSKLEEENRKREGEKVLFAIDNTQHTDPQPKTWHFSGKATELLKLEEEKPKLQSEMNLSLEKLAAIRKEFGNLNKKLVSTESQIEAVQLEIQHISRISEEKELALQRVMKEKEMLLEFRENGFSEVGHIIAELHQCVFECDLKEAEIKVLEEELQTDFTRVQELQTARIIAANSKNNILSSMSHSSMLVRIEEGMQNLKAFILEIKLLLDGISHST; translated from the exons ATGCCGTTTTTGTCGGAGGCTGCAAGCGCCATTAAGAGCAGGTTCGGGTTCCACCACCACCCTTCCTCCGATAAGATGTCGCTAGTTCAGAACACTCCCGATCTTCTCAAATCTGCGGCCAAGGACAGCGTCTTTCAGAGCTCAGGGGTTCGAAGCATCGGCAACTGGGATAACGACGAAGAAGCTTCCTCCGCTGCTACTTGCAGCACCGCAGTTGCCTCCGCTCATAGTTTTGAGTTATACGAAGATCCTTCTTTCTGGAAGGAGCACAATGTGCAG GTTATAATCAGAATGCGCCCTCTAAGCAATGCGGAAGTATCGGTACAAGGGCATAGCAAGTGCGTAAGGCAGGAAAGTTCTCAAACAATTACTTGGACTGGGCATCCAGAGTCTCGATTTACTTTTGATCTTGTTGCTGATGAGAATGTTAGCCAG GAGAAACTTTTTAAAGTAGCTGGTTTGCCAATGGTAGAAAACTGCATGGGAGGTTACAACAGCTGCATGTTTGCTTATGGCCAA ACCGGAAGTGGGAAGACTCACACCATGCTTGGTGATATTGAGGGGGGAACTAGAAGACATAGTGTCAACTGCGGGATGACACCAAGAATTTTTGAGCACTTATTTTCAAGGATCCAAAAG GAAAAAGAGGCCCGGAGAGatgaaaagttaaaatttaCCTGCAAAATTTCTTTCTTGGAGATTTACAATGAACAGATTCTTGATCTTTTGGACCCATCATCTAACAATCTACAG ATAAGAGAAGACATTAAAAAAGGAGTTTATGTGGAAAACATCAAGGAAGTCGAAGTCACTAATGCTCGAGATGTCATTCAGCAACTTATTCAG GGCGCCGCAAATAGAAAGGTGGCTGCTACAAATATGAATCATGCTAGCAGTCGTTCTCACAGTGTATTTACTTGCAACATTGAGAGTCAG TGGGAATCTCAAGGAGTGACTCTCTTTCGATTTGCTAGACTTAACCTTGTTGATTTGGCTGGATCAGAGAG GCAGAAAAGTTCTGGTGCTGAAGGGGAGCGCCTCAAGGAAGCTACTAATATCAATAAGTCTCTTTCAACCTTGGG GCTTGTGATTATGAACTTAGTAAGTATATCGAATGGGAAGTCGCTGCATGTTCCGTACCGTGATTCAAAGCTTACTTTTTTACTTCAG GATTCTCTTGGAGGGAATTCAAAGACGATCATAATTGCAAATATAAGTCCCTCCATTTG TTGCTCACTTGAGACATTAAGCACATTGAAATTTGCACAACGCGCTAAATTTATTAAGAACAAT GCCATTGTAAATGAGGATGCATCCGGAGATGTCATTGCCATGAGAATTCAAATTCAACAACTCAAG AAAGAAGTATCACGTTTACGGGGTCTAGTTGGAGGCGGAGAAATTCAGGACGTTGAATCTTCAGTGATCAGCTTTCCAGGCTCTCCAGGATCCTTTAAGTGGGAAGGCAATCATGGATCATTCAGTCCATTAACCTCTGCTAAAAGGATAACTCCC AAAAAAGACTATGAAATTGCCCTTGTTGGGGCCTTTAGGAGGGAAAAGGAGAAGGATATGGCATTGCAGGCATTGAAAGATGAAAATCAAGCTGCCATGAAGCTG GCCAAACAAAGGGAAGATGAAATCCAAGGTCTAAAGATGAGGCTACGTTTTCGAGAAGCTGGGATAAAGAGGCTTGAAGGAGTTGCTTCTGGAAAGATCTCAGCTGAGACACACTTGCTGAATGAAAAGGAGGAGCTTCTGAAGGAAATTGAAGTCCTGAGGACCCAGGTGGACCGAAATCAAGAGGTGACCAGATTTGCTATGGAAAATCTGCAGCTGaagaaagaaattgaaag GTTGAAATCATTTTCTGAGGAAGGTGAACGTGAATTGATGAATGAACAGATTATGGTACTAGAAAACCAG TTGTTAGAGGCACTAGATTGGAAATTTATGCATCAAACATATCTG aaCACGAAGTCAGAAATGGAAGATGTAAATGGTGATAACATTCTTGTTTCTGATCAG GATCCAAAATCTCGTTGGCAGTCTTCTCTCAGAGAGGAAAATGAATTTCTCCGCATTCAG GCTATACAAAACCAGGCCGAAATGGACACACTTCAGAAAAAGCTTGAAGTTTgccttcaagagaaagaaaaattagaGAG GGATCTTCATGATTTGACAACAAagtttgaacaagagaaatccCAGGCAACCACAGAAGGAAGGGAGCAAATGGACCTTCCATCAACAACTGATATGCCTGTCATTAACATCAACGGCCAACAGGAATTGAAAGCAATGGTTGATGCAATTGCTTCAGCTAGTCAAAGAGAGGCAGAGGCTCATGAGACAGCAATTGTGCTATCGAAGGAGAACGATGAACTCAGGGTGAAGCTTAAGACATTGATTGAGGACAACAGCAAACTAATTGAATTGTATGAAGAAGCTGCTGCTGTAGGCAGAAATGTTGATGAAGTTGGTTCAATTGTTGACAATGGTCGCCATCTTGAAACAACAAGAGAAGAGGAGAATGAACTGAAAAGCGTGGTTGAGAATCTCCAGCATCAGCTTAATGAACTGaatgaagaaaatgaaaagctgATGACTTTGTATGAAAGAGCCATGCAGGAGAAGGATGACCTTAAAAGAGCTCTTGCATGCTCTGGACAAGAAAAGGTAGAAACCAGCGGAGAAACTGTCTGCCCAGAAAAGCTTGTTGAAGTTGATGGAGGAAAAATACTGTCAAATGCAGAAACTGTTTGCCTGGAACGTCAGGGTAGAGGAGACACTGAATACATTGACCATCCTACAATATTTGGCCGTGAGTGTCAGCAGAATGAGGTATCAAATTGCACTGCATCAAAGTTCTCAGATGAAGTGAATTGTGCTAGGGAGAAGCTTGGAATAGTTAATGAACAAATATCAGATTGTGTCAGGAATCTATCTTCCCTTGGTTGTGTGGAAAAGGCTACGGTTGAGGTTGATAAGCTATCTAGTGAAGTTGAGGTAATTGAACATGATATTCAGGTCAAGCGTCAGAATTTTGAATCCTTGAAACTTATGCTTTCTGATGCACATGACAGAAGAACTCTAGCTGATAGAAAGTTCTCTGCACTCAAATATTCATTATCAAACCTCTCCTCATCGTTCGCTTACTTTGATCAAAGGGAAGCAAGGGCAAGAGCAGGGGTGAACGACTTGGCATGTAATCTTAATAGAAAGAAAGAGGCACTGATTGCCCTTCAAGCTTCCAAAGAAGGGTTGGTGAATGCTCAGAAGAAGAACCAAGAATCTGAAGCTGAGGTAATAGCAAATATTGCAACCATCAAATCAAAACTGGAGGAAGAGAATCGCAAGCGGGAAGGTGAAAAGGTTCTATTTGCAATTGACAACACACAGCATACAGACCCCCAACCGAAAACTTGGCATTTTAGTGGTAAAGCTACTGAGTTGCTGAAGCTAGAGGAAGAAAAACCGAAGTTGCAGTCAGAGATGaatctctctctagaaaaactTGCTGCCATAAGAAAGGAATTTGGAAATCTAAACAAGAAGCTGGTAAGTACAGAGAGCCAGATAGAAGCTGTTCAACTGGAAATTCAGCACATTTCGAGGATCTCAGAGGAGAAGGAACTCGCACTTCAACGTGTCATGAAAGAGAAGGAAATGCTCTTGGAGTTTAGAGAAAATGGTTTTTCTGAAGTAGGGCATATTATTGCTGAACTCCACCAGTGTGTGTTTGAATGTGATTTAAAGGAGGCTGAAATAAAGGTTCTAGAGGAAGAACTGCAAACAGATTTTACAAGGGTCCAAGAGTTACAGACAGCAAGAATCATTGCTGCCAACAGTAAAAACAATATCCTGTCTTCAATGTCTCATTCTAGCATGTTAGTGAGGATTGAAGAGGGGATGCAGAATCTGAAGGCATTTATTCTTGAGATAAAATTGTTGTTAGATGGCATTTCCCATTCCACCTAA